One stretch of Bacteroidota bacterium DNA includes these proteins:
- a CDS encoding glycosyltransferase codes for MKKKRILIAPLDWGLGHATRCIPIINELIAKNVEVVIAADNRPAGLLKREFPQLEHIRFPGYTIDYPVNANMAWTMFRQLPTLFKGISDEHRLLESFITEYEIDAVISDNRWGVYSNRVPSIFITHQLRILLSKYIRWGQGIVDFANRQLMKPFIEVWIPDVDSENNLSGDLSHTTLVPKNSHFIGPLSRLTKLNSINKELDVLVILSGPEPQRTIFEAMITDQLKQTTMRSLVVRGTPEQKLKMKLSDTLTLVSSLTAKELSEAIASSHIIISRPGYSTIMDLSFLGANAIFVPTPQQTEQEYLAQRLKKKQICYAETQKDFSLPRSLAQFNSYSGFVQFSNDYSVLRHRIDNLLTTLS; via the coding sequence ATGAAGAAAAAAAGGATTCTTATCGCTCCGCTTGATTGGGGACTTGGACATGCCACACGATGCATTCCAATCATAAACGAATTGATTGCAAAGAATGTTGAAGTTGTTATCGCTGCCGATAATCGTCCGGCAGGATTATTAAAAAGAGAATTCCCACAACTCGAGCATATTCGTTTTCCGGGATATACAATCGACTATCCGGTTAATGCAAATATGGCATGGACAATGTTTCGACAGCTTCCAACATTATTCAAAGGAATTTCGGACGAACATCGATTATTAGAATCATTCATTACAGAGTATGAGATAGACGCAGTTATTTCCGATAACCGGTGGGGTGTTTATTCAAACCGAGTTCCCTCTATATTCATTACACATCAGTTACGAATTTTGCTGTCTAAATATATTCGCTGGGGTCAAGGTATTGTCGATTTTGCAAACAGACAACTGATGAAACCTTTTATCGAAGTTTGGATTCCCGATGTCGATTCCGAAAACAATCTGAGCGGAGATTTGTCTCACACCACACTCGTTCCAAAGAATTCGCATTTTATCGGTCCGCTCTCTCGTCTTACAAAACTGAATTCTATAAATAAGGAACTTGATGTGCTCGTTATACTTTCCGGGCCGGAACCGCAGAGGACAATATTTGAAGCAATGATCACAGATCAATTAAAACAAACGACTATGCGTTCGTTAGTTGTTCGGGGTACTCCAGAACAAAAGCTTAAAATGAAACTTTCGGATACGTTAACGCTTGTCAGCTCGTTAACAGCAAAAGAATTATCAGAAGCCATTGCTTCTTCACACATTATCATCTCCAGACCAGGCTACAGCACAATTATGGATTTGTCTTTTCTTGGAGCAAATGCTATTTTTGTTCCGACTCCTCAGCAGACTGAACAAGAATATTTGGCGCAGCGATTGAAGAAGAAACAAATCTGTTATGCTGAAACTCAAAAAGATTTTTCACTGCCACGATCCCTTGCGCAATTCAATTCCTATTCCGGATTTGTGCAATTTTCCAATGACTATTCCGTACTGCGGCATCGCATTGACAACCTGCTAACCACTCTATCATAA
- a CDS encoding DUF1207 domain-containing protein, with translation MKNVFALLLFCTTVTFSAEPGFAFSSGPLLFRPLAANTFEPRMGLLWHTDGNRLRLDIGNSVDMVQYSFEENTRHITIGSDFFTYTQLSGEKNFHFPVDAVDYLFGFNINYVDTLNDGVFSSRLRLSHISAHFVDGHFDGSTGIWKNNLSPRVYSREFLDLAIGFEPDNQIRGYIGLIYIWHIDPLTLPKLLGYFGVEYHRHLASAFDGYTAYQFTATGLLPRHEFQLGTKIGTWSGRGTKVFFVYHSGNSIHGEYHDQNDEYSGVGFTIDF, from the coding sequence ATGAAAAATGTTTTTGCACTTCTTCTTTTTTGTACAACAGTTACGTTTTCTGCTGAACCAGGATTCGCTTTCTCTTCAGGCCCTCTTCTCTTTCGGCCGCTGGCGGCAAATACATTCGAACCGCGCATGGGGTTACTCTGGCATACCGACGGCAACCGCTTGCGACTCGATATAGGTAATTCCGTTGATATGGTTCAATATTCATTTGAAGAGAATACGCGACACATTACCATCGGGTCAGATTTTTTCACCTATACACAACTCAGTGGTGAAAAGAATTTTCACTTCCCGGTTGATGCTGTTGATTATCTTTTCGGATTCAACATCAACTACGTCGATACATTGAACGATGGAGTCTTCTCATCCCGGTTGCGCTTGAGCCATATCAGCGCGCATTTTGTGGATGGACATTTTGACGGTTCAACCGGAATTTGGAAAAACAATTTGTCCCCGCGGGTTTACAGTAGAGAGTTTCTGGATCTGGCCATCGGCTTCGAACCGGATAACCAGATACGGGGATATATTGGGTTAATATACATTTGGCATATTGATCCGCTGACGCTGCCAAAACTGCTCGGTTATTTTGGTGTAGAATATCATCGGCATCTTGCGAGTGCATTTGACGGATATACAGCGTATCAATTTACCGCCACAGGACTCCTACCCCGACACGAATTTCAGCTAGGCACTAAAATTGGGACATGGAGCGGCCGCGGCACAAAAGTTTTTTTTGTCTATCATTCGGGAAACAGTATCCACGGGGAGTATCATGATCAAAACGATGAATACTCCGGTGTTGGATTTACTATTGACTTTTAA
- a CDS encoding site-2 protease family protein: MPIKKILLHLGLFIATFFTATVAGVSWLNIDPFDLSNFWYGLPYSTSILFILTCHEFGHYFAARYHGVQATLPFYIPTPSLPGFLNFGTFGAVIKTQSAIPSKKVMFDIGVAGPIAGFLATMGILIYGFTHLPGKEFILQIHPDFFTQQEQGVGLTFGSSLLYDFFSQTLTNGTKDFIPPMSEMYHYPFLCTGWFGLFVTAMNLVPVGQLDGGHLSYTMFGDKHKMVSNVAFGIIFLMGFAGFLPMLGVETNIGWSGWIFWTLILLFVVKLYHPPVDDESELDANRRLIGWCTFGILIVCFTPSPFNIAL, encoded by the coding sequence ATGCCAATCAAAAAAATTTTATTACATCTCGGTTTATTCATTGCAACCTTCTTTACCGCAACTGTTGCCGGAGTTTCATGGCTGAACATCGACCCATTCGATCTCTCGAATTTTTGGTACGGCCTTCCCTATTCAACCTCTATATTGTTTATTTTGACCTGTCATGAATTTGGACATTATTTTGCCGCACGATATCATGGAGTGCAGGCAACCTTGCCATTTTATATTCCGACACCCTCTCTTCCGGGTTTTTTAAATTTTGGAACATTTGGTGCGGTGATTAAAACACAGTCCGCAATCCCCTCAAAAAAAGTGATGTTTGACATTGGTGTTGCAGGACCCATCGCTGGATTTCTTGCAACAATGGGAATCCTGATCTACGGATTTACGCACCTTCCCGGAAAGGAATTTATTCTCCAAATCCATCCCGATTTTTTCACACAGCAGGAACAAGGAGTTGGATTAACGTTTGGTTCATCGCTGCTGTATGATTTTTTTTCACAAACTCTGACCAATGGCACTAAAGATTTTATTCCGCCGATGAGTGAAATGTATCATTATCCTTTTCTCTGCACGGGATGGTTCGGTTTGTTCGTGACCGCAATGAATTTGGTTCCTGTCGGTCAGTTGGACGGCGGGCATCTTTCCTACACAATGTTTGGAGACAAACATAAAATGGTGTCGAATGTAGCATTCGGAATTATCTTCCTTATGGGTTTTGCAGGATTTTTACCAATGCTTGGTGTTGAAACGAATATTGGCTGGTCCGGTTGGATCTTTTGGACATTGATCCTCTTATTTGTTGTGAAATTATATCATCCCCCGGTGGATGATGAATCGGAATTAGATGCTAACCGCCGCCTGATTGGCTGGTGCACATTCGGCATTCT